The following proteins are encoded in a genomic region of Mahella australiensis 50-1 BON:
- the cbiE gene encoding precorrin-6y C5,15-methyltransferase (decarboxylating) subunit CbiE encodes MYNVYVIGMGPGHEDYIVPAATKAIEQADVLVGAKRHLERFDNGRKRMIALTGDLSAVVNEIERCRQYWRVAVLVSGDPGFYSLLAFLRRYFDSEELSVIPGISSMQMLAAAVGDTWSDMAVFSAHGRSLEGLERLLSHSDKVLVLTDDVNCPAAIARFMIERGMDSFRIAVGENLSYDDQRIRVFAPYELAMCNDISPLNVMAVWR; translated from the coding sequence ATGTATAACGTGTATGTAATCGGCATGGGGCCCGGGCATGAGGATTATATAGTGCCGGCAGCCACGAAAGCCATTGAGCAGGCGGATGTGCTGGTTGGAGCCAAGCGCCATCTGGAGCGATTCGATAATGGCCGGAAACGCATGATAGCGCTTACGGGTGATCTATCAGCGGTGGTAAATGAGATAGAGCGCTGCAGACAATATTGGAGAGTAGCCGTGCTGGTATCGGGGGATCCCGGTTTCTATAGTTTATTGGCATTCCTTCGCCGCTATTTTGACTCGGAGGAGCTTAGCGTCATACCGGGTATAAGCTCAATGCAGATGCTGGCGGCGGCGGTCGGCGATACGTGGTCCGATATGGCGGTATTCAGCGCTCATGGGCGATCGCTGGAGGGGTTGGAGCGTCTGCTCAGTCATAGCGATAAAGTGTTGGTGCTGACCGATGATGTCAATTGCCCTGCTGCTATAGCGCGTTTTATGATAGAACGCGGCATGGACAGCTTCCGCATCGCTGTAGGAGAAAATCTGTCATATGACGACCAGAGGATCAGGGTATTTGCTCCGTATGAGTTGGCCATGTGCAACGATATAAGCCCTTTGAATGTGATGGCGGTGTGGCGATGA
- the cbiT gene encoding precorrin-6Y C5,15-methyltransferase (decarboxylating) subunit CbiT, translating into MNNIWPYDVPGIPDDIFIRGDVPMTKREIRCLAISAMRLRNSSIVWDIGAGTGSVSVEAAIIAKNGRVYAVEKDAQALALIQQNAERFELDNIEAVYGEAPDILEKLPDPDAVFIGGSGGCMGSIMNTCGQHLRSGGTLAINCISLENAALAIEAMRACGFIGTDIIQAAISRGSMAGCHTMLKALNPIFIISGRRGGEIEG; encoded by the coding sequence ATGAACAACATATGGCCTTATGACGTACCCGGTATACCCGATGATATCTTTATACGCGGGGATGTGCCCATGACTAAAAGGGAAATACGCTGCCTTGCGATATCGGCCATGAGGTTGCGTAACAGCAGCATCGTATGGGATATAGGAGCCGGTACGGGGTCGGTCAGCGTCGAAGCAGCTATAATAGCCAAAAACGGCAGGGTATATGCGGTGGAAAAAGATGCGCAGGCTTTGGCTTTAATACAGCAAAATGCCGAAAGGTTCGAGCTGGACAACATAGAGGCGGTGTATGGCGAAGCTCCCGATATATTAGAAAAGCTGCCAGATCCCGATGCAGTATTCATAGGGGGCAGCGGCGGATGCATGGGCAGCATAATGAACACTTGCGGCCAACACCTACGCTCAGGTGGAACGCTGGCCATCAACTGTATTTCTTTAGAAAATGCCGCCTTGGCTATAGAGGCCATGAGAGCTTGCGGGTTTATCGGTACCGATATTATACAGGCGGCTATAAGCCGGGGCAGCATGGCCGGATGCCATACCATGTTAAAGGCCTTAAACCCGATATTTATTATAAGCGGCCGAAGGGGGGGTGAAATTGAAGGGTAG
- the cobI gene encoding precorrin-2 C(20)-methyltransferase, translating into MKGRLYGVGVGPGDPELISIKACRILQMADVLAAPSSSVEGTDIALDIASYYIKPSTEILHLPFPMTSDRTVLEQQWDKNARSLQERLDLGQNVAFVTIGDPMIYSTYIYMLQRLAQLGYDIETIPGIPSFCASAAAAQMPLGKGGDAITIIPGDPQKVLDAQSGISSTLVFMKPSGHGRKIARMLAQAGYRNVTLISHAGQRGQKIWRDISAADWEDIDYMSIIIARKDE; encoded by the coding sequence TTGAAGGGTAGATTATATGGCGTAGGTGTAGGTCCCGGCGACCCCGAGCTGATATCCATAAAAGCGTGCCGTATATTGCAGATGGCGGACGTATTGGCAGCGCCGTCTTCATCGGTTGAGGGGACCGATATAGCGCTCGATATAGCCTCATATTATATTAAACCTTCGACCGAGATATTGCACCTCCCGTTTCCGATGACATCTGATAGAACGGTGCTGGAGCAACAATGGGACAAAAATGCTCGCTCGCTGCAGGAAAGATTGGACTTAGGCCAAAATGTGGCCTTCGTCACCATAGGTGATCCTATGATATACAGTACTTACATATATATGCTGCAACGCTTGGCACAATTGGGTTACGATATAGAAACCATACCCGGCATACCGTCGTTTTGCGCATCGGCTGCTGCAGCGCAGATGCCTCTGGGCAAGGGTGGCGATGCGATAACCATAATACCCGGTGACCCTCAAAAGGTATTGGATGCCCAATCGGGAATATCCAGCACGCTGGTATTTATGAAGCCATCGGGGCATGGACGTAAAATAGCGCGTATGCTCGCACAAGCCGGGTACCGCAATGTGACTTTGATAAGCCATGCGGGACAAAGAGGGCAAAAGATATGGCGCGATATAAGCGCTGCGGATTGGGAAGATATCGATTATATGTCGATTATTATAGCCAGGAAGGATGAGTAG
- the cobM gene encoding precorrin-4 C(11)-methyltransferase has translation MIYFIGAGPGDPGLMTLRGRSIIENSPIIIYAGSLINPALLEWALTDAEVYDSAGMDLTEIIAIMSDADSSHKDVARLHTGDPSIYGAIAEQMDCLDKLKISYEIVPGVSSFSAAAAVLKKEYTIPELSQTVILTRAAGHTPVPPEQGINELAAHKASLAIFLSVHMIDEVVEQLRSGYKSDIPVAVVEKATWPDQRIITGRLSDIAGKIKEAGMNRTALILAGPFLEERQQPYSKLYDSGFTHGYRKGSAV, from the coding sequence ATGATTTATTTTATAGGAGCAGGTCCCGGTGATCCCGGGCTTATGACGCTGCGGGGGCGATCCATTATAGAAAACAGCCCTATCATCATTTATGCCGGCTCACTCATAAATCCGGCGCTGCTCGAATGGGCGTTGACTGATGCAGAGGTCTATGATAGCGCGGGCATGGATTTGACGGAGATAATCGCTATAATGTCTGATGCCGATAGCTCTCATAAGGACGTGGCACGGCTGCACACCGGCGATCCGTCGATATATGGTGCCATAGCTGAGCAGATGGACTGCTTGGATAAATTGAAGATAAGCTATGAAATAGTGCCTGGTGTGTCCTCTTTTTCGGCTGCAGCCGCTGTCTTAAAAAAAGAATATACCATACCTGAGCTGTCCCAAACCGTCATATTGACCAGAGCCGCCGGGCACACGCCTGTGCCGCCGGAGCAGGGAATAAACGAGTTGGCTGCACATAAAGCGTCGCTGGCCATATTCCTCAGCGTTCATATGATCGATGAGGTGGTAGAGCAGCTTCGATCCGGCTATAAAAGCGATATACCTGTGGCGGTGGTGGAAAAGGCCACTTGGCCGGATCAGCGCATAATAACAGGTCGCCTGTCTGATATAGCCGGCAAAATAAAAGAGGCTGGCATGAATCGCACGGCGCTTATATTGGCGGGGCCGTTTTTGGAAGAAAGGCAGCAGCCGTATTCCAAGCTTTATGATAGTGGTTTTACTCACGGATACAGGAAAGGTTCTGCGGTATGA
- a CDS encoding cobalt-precorrin 5A hydrolase, producing MSTAIIALTEDGCRIARRIAEDLENADLYMPSRYAVVYSGSHSIESELKALTAELFRGYDALIFITAVGIAVRCISPYLKDKYNDPAVVVIDDMGKFAISLLSGHIGGANNLTKQVANIIGACPVITTSTDNRGLWAVDLFADEHGLKIENKSDVKTVSAALINGGRVAWYTDDLSIEVPFGLYNVPGISDIDKNYSAAVLCTIVAARQLPVPAVWLRPAVVSAGIGCQRGEKSCNIEKAIYEACGMAGISFNAVARICSIDIKENESGLKECASNIGASLHFYSAEEIKMVEHLFSSSAFVSSKVGVGNVAQSCAYLDSMLGELLLPKTIISGITVSLYRRGTL from the coding sequence ATGAGTACAGCTATCATAGCGCTTACCGAAGATGGCTGCCGCATAGCCAGGCGCATAGCTGAGGATTTAGAGAACGCTGATTTATATATGCCTTCTAGATATGCAGTGGTTTACAGTGGCTCACACAGCATTGAATCGGAGTTGAAGGCGCTTACCGCAGAGTTATTTCGCGGATATGATGCTTTGATATTTATTACGGCAGTCGGCATAGCGGTCCGCTGTATATCGCCGTATCTAAAAGATAAATACAATGACCCGGCCGTAGTGGTTATAGACGATATGGGCAAATTTGCAATAAGCTTATTATCCGGTCACATAGGCGGTGCAAATAATTTGACCAAACAGGTGGCAAACATTATCGGTGCCTGTCCAGTTATAACGACATCTACCGATAATCGTGGCTTGTGGGCAGTAGACCTGTTTGCTGACGAACATGGTCTTAAAATAGAAAATAAAAGCGATGTCAAAACGGTTAGCGCAGCGCTTATAAACGGCGGGCGCGTGGCATGGTATACCGACGACCTAAGCATAGAGGTGCCTTTCGGCCTATACAATGTGCCCGGCATAAGCGATATAGACAAAAACTATAGCGCTGCGGTATTATGCACTATAGTTGCAGCACGGCAACTGCCGGTCCCAGCCGTGTGGCTGCGTCCAGCCGTAGTATCAGCCGGTATAGGTTGCCAACGCGGCGAAAAAAGCTGCAATATAGAAAAAGCTATATATGAAGCGTGCGGTATGGCTGGTATCAGCTTTAACGCCGTGGCCCGCATATGCTCCATAGATATAAAGGAAAATGAAAGTGGCCTAAAAGAATGCGCCTCAAATATCGGCGCTTCACTTCATTTTTACAGCGCGGAGGAAATAAAGATGGTAGAACACCTATTTTCATCATCGGCTTTTGTGAGTTCAAAGGTAGGCGTGGGCAATGTGGCTCAAAGCTGTGCCTATTTGGACAGCATGCTCGGAGAATTGTTGCTCCCTAAAACCATCATAAGCGGCATCACCGTTTCACTATATAGAAGAGGAACGCTATGA
- the cobJ gene encoding precorrin-3B C(17)-methyltransferase, with product MNYGDIYVVGIGPGDESQLTPAALKAIEYCDVVVGYKTYLDLIDYLLCDKTIVASSMRKERERCSQALEYALEGENVALISGGDPGIYGMAGLMLETVEQGGCDINVRIVPGITAANAAAALLGAPLMNDFAVISLSDLMTPWETIERRVRLAAEGDFVIALYNPASTKRRWQIETVRHIVMQYRTGDTPVGIVRNAVRQEQTVTITNLEEMLKYSIDMASVVIVGNSATYVRNGYMITPRGYHI from the coding sequence ATGAATTACGGTGATATTTATGTGGTAGGTATAGGCCCCGGCGATGAAAGTCAGCTTACGCCGGCTGCCCTTAAAGCCATAGAATATTGTGACGTCGTTGTGGGATATAAAACCTATCTGGATTTGATAGATTATTTATTGTGCGATAAAACGATAGTAGCTTCATCTATGCGCAAAGAACGGGAGCGATGTTCTCAGGCATTGGAATATGCCCTAGAAGGGGAAAATGTGGCATTGATAAGCGGTGGTGATCCCGGTATATACGGTATGGCAGGGCTTATGCTAGAAACAGTCGAACAGGGCGGATGCGATATAAACGTGCGGATAGTACCGGGTATTACGGCGGCTAATGCCGCGGCCGCTTTGTTGGGCGCCCCGTTGATGAATGATTTCGCTGTTATAAGCTTAAGCGATCTCATGACGCCGTGGGAAACCATAGAGAGGCGCGTTCGTCTCGCGGCCGAGGGCGACTTTGTCATAGCGCTTTATAATCCTGCCAGTACCAAGCGGAGGTGGCAGATAGAGACCGTTCGCCACATAGTGATGCAATATAGGACTGGCGATACGCCGGTTGGCATTGTAAGGAATGCTGTGCGCCAGGAACAGACGGTTACAATAACCAATTTGGAAGAGATGCTCAAATACAGCATAGATATGGCCTCGGTGGTGATTGTGGGCAACAGCGCCACGTATGTGCGGAACGGATACATGATAACGCCGCGGGGATATCATATATAG
- the hemA gene encoding glutamyl-tRNA reductase: MELIMMGLSFKTADMTLLEKASYNMDKDISGGLRFLKNQVGVSECVIVATCNRNEAYCYASSYRDGLNGLKALFIDFIGVETDDVERCFYVKTGRDTINHIVNVACGLDSMVIGEDQILGQVNDARQQALAVGACGKVMDRLFREAVTAGKAMRTSTGISHIPTSISYMAIKHAAKMLGGLNDKTAFVIGTGQMGKLTIRYLLEEGARVYITNRTVQKAMDIAAAMPGVQAVEYPKKYQYIASSDLLISATNAPHYVLYKERLEEFIKPGKRLLALDLSVPRDIDPSIDDIAEINLLDMDRFKAMIQDNNNLRRQLLSEATPIIEAATDRFVKWYNALEAVPIINMIDEWADALCDEEIQKIMHKLSTDRDREIAARVMKRLTGRLISRPIGWVKQCSQNGSINQYRRIITDMFGVEDSSNE; the protein is encoded by the coding sequence ATGGAATTGATAATGATGGGATTGAGCTTTAAAACGGCCGATATGACCTTGCTGGAAAAAGCTAGTTACAATATGGACAAAGATATAAGCGGAGGCCTGCGATTTTTAAAAAATCAGGTAGGTGTAAGTGAATGCGTTATAGTGGCTACATGCAATCGGAATGAGGCCTATTGCTATGCCTCTTCATATCGTGATGGATTAAACGGATTAAAGGCGTTATTCATAGATTTTATAGGCGTGGAAACCGATGATGTTGAGAGATGTTTTTACGTAAAGACCGGTAGGGATACTATAAACCATATTGTAAATGTGGCGTGTGGCTTGGACTCGATGGTCATAGGTGAAGACCAGATATTGGGCCAGGTCAATGATGCCAGGCAACAGGCGCTCGCCGTCGGTGCGTGCGGCAAGGTTATGGATAGGCTGTTTAGGGAGGCGGTGACAGCGGGTAAAGCCATGCGCACTTCCACCGGAATATCGCATATACCCACCTCTATCAGTTATATGGCCATAAAGCATGCGGCAAAAATGCTGGGTGGTCTAAATGATAAAACAGCATTTGTCATAGGGACCGGCCAAATGGGTAAACTGACCATACGTTATCTGCTCGAAGAAGGGGCGCGCGTTTATATAACCAACCGTACCGTTCAAAAGGCTATGGATATAGCTGCTGCTATGCCGGGCGTACAAGCCGTTGAATACCCAAAGAAATATCAATATATAGCTTCATCCGACCTTTTGATCAGTGCTACAAACGCTCCTCATTATGTATTATATAAAGAAAGGCTGGAGGAATTCATAAAGCCAGGCAAACGCCTTTTGGCGTTAGATCTATCTGTACCAAGGGATATAGATCCTTCCATTGATGATATCGCTGAGATAAATTTGTTAGATATGGATCGGTTTAAGGCCATGATACAGGACAACAATAACCTGCGCCGGCAGCTTTTATCTGAGGCGACGCCGATAATAGAAGCAGCGACTGATAGGTTTGTCAAATGGTACAATGCTTTGGAAGCCGTACCTATCATAAATATGATAGATGAGTGGGCTGACGCTTTATGCGATGAAGAAATCCAAAAGATTATGCATAAACTCAGCACCGATAGGGACAGGGAAATAGCAGCCCGTGTGATGAAGCGTTTGACTGGCCGCCTTATTAGCCGGCCGATAGGCTGGGTAAAACAATGCAGCCAAAATGGCAGTATAAATCAATACAGGCGCATTATAACCGATATGTTCGGTGTGGAGGATTCATCAAATGAATAA
- the hemC gene encoding hydroxymethylbilane synthase: MNKIRVGSRGSRLALAQTDAVISALRSLYPDIDFERQIVKTEGDRLQHIPVERIGDKGIFVKDIEQALMDGHIDMAVHSMKDVPSQLPDGLMIGAMPWREDPRDAFISSDGRTIEQLGCRARIGIGSARRSAQLKNCFPGIDIVAIRGNIDTRINKINEAGLDGIVLAVAGLKRLGVSDVITQILPVDVCTPAAGQGALGIEIRKSDEKAADLLMPLNHAPTRAAVDAERMFMAMMGGDCNTPIGVYGEVDGVDILLRAAVEKDGCIMRHSVKGEVAQYQNVVSKLVALLEE; the protein is encoded by the coding sequence ATGAATAAAATAAGGGTAGGTAGCCGAGGCAGCCGTTTGGCTTTGGCCCAAACTGATGCCGTTATATCTGCGTTGCGTTCATTATATCCGGATATCGATTTCGAAAGGCAGATCGTAAAGACCGAAGGGGATCGGCTGCAGCATATACCTGTGGAACGAATAGGAGACAAGGGCATTTTCGTAAAAGATATAGAACAGGCGCTGATGGATGGCCATATAGATATGGCTGTGCACAGCATGAAAGATGTGCCGTCGCAATTGCCGGATGGCCTTATGATAGGAGCCATGCCGTGGAGGGAAGATCCGCGGGATGCGTTCATATCTTCTGATGGTCGAACGATAGAACAGCTCGGGTGCAGGGCGCGTATAGGTATCGGTAGTGCGCGCAGGTCAGCTCAGTTGAAGAACTGTTTTCCCGGTATAGACATAGTGGCCATACGCGGGAATATCGATACGCGTATAAATAAAATAAACGAGGCCGGATTAGATGGCATAGTCCTGGCTGTTGCCGGTTTGAAACGTTTAGGAGTGTCCGACGTGATAACCCAAATATTACCTGTAGATGTATGCACGCCGGCGGCTGGCCAAGGGGCTTTGGGCATTGAGATAAGGAAGAGCGATGAAAAAGCGGCGGATTTGCTGATGCCTTTAAATCACGCCCCAACGCGAGCAGCCGTAGATGCCGAGCGTATGTTCATGGCCATGATGGGCGGCGATTGCAATACGCCCATAGGCGTATATGGAGAGGTAGATGGTGTTGATATATTGTTGCGCGCGGCTGTGGAAAAAGACGGCTGTATAATGAGGCACAGCGTAAAAGGGGAGGTTGCTCAATACCAAAATGTGGTATCGAAATTAGTCGCCCTATTGGAGGAGTGA
- the cobA gene encoding uroporphyrinogen-III C-methyltransferase, translating into MMGKVYLIGAGPGDAGLITQKAIECLKSADVVIYDRLVNQKLLTYADKSARLIYAGKQPGKHAMIQQDINRLLVDEAMAGHTVARLKGGDPFVFGRSGEEAMALRRHGLPYEVVPGITSAIAVPTYAGIPVTYRGLASSVHIITGHEGASKQKSDIDWDVLAKLDGTLIFLMGMERLSDICSQLILYGKAERTPAAVIEQGTTARQRTIVGTLADISQRAAQEEIRSPSVIVIGDVVSLRQQLRWYEHLPLCGKVIMVTRADGQREDLARGLERLGAQVEHFPVISIKPPDDYGPLDEAIEFISQYKWLIFTSANGVESFFDRLLYHGMDSRYIAGIKVGAIGSGTYATLKQHGVIADYMPESFSTDDLASGLKEQITLGMRILLPCSDIAGLNIKQTLECAGAVVDMVTAYRTVPNAQQSQRLIDLLGDHYIDAITFTSSSTVHNFVNILGVGNVSLLDGVKLASIGPVTSAALRQYGLKVDMQADVYTIDGLIGALKEDFCNGHTI; encoded by the coding sequence ATGATGGGCAAGGTATATCTTATAGGGGCGGGTCCCGGGGATGCAGGCCTTATAACCCAAAAGGCCATAGAATGCTTGAAATCGGCAGATGTAGTGATATATGACCGATTGGTAAATCAGAAACTTTTAACCTATGCGGACAAATCGGCAAGGCTCATATACGCCGGCAAACAACCCGGAAAGCATGCCATGATACAGCAAGACATAAATCGTCTGTTAGTGGATGAGGCTATGGCCGGGCATACGGTAGCTCGCTTAAAGGGAGGTGATCCCTTTGTATTCGGCAGGAGTGGTGAAGAAGCTATGGCATTACGGCGCCACGGTTTACCGTATGAAGTAGTGCCGGGTATAACATCGGCTATAGCCGTGCCAACTTATGCCGGCATACCGGTTACATATCGAGGGTTGGCATCGTCGGTGCACATTATTACCGGGCATGAGGGCGCTTCCAAACAAAAGTCCGATATCGATTGGGATGTGCTGGCTAAATTGGACGGAACGTTAATCTTTCTGATGGGCATGGAGCGCTTGAGCGATATATGTAGCCAGCTCATTCTATACGGCAAGGCTGAACGGACGCCTGCGGCCGTTATAGAACAAGGCACCACAGCACGGCAAAGGACGATTGTAGGGACATTGGCAGATATAAGTCAAAGAGCCGCACAAGAAGAAATACGCTCGCCATCTGTAATAGTAATAGGCGATGTAGTATCGCTGCGCCAGCAATTGAGGTGGTATGAGCATCTGCCTCTATGCGGTAAGGTTATAATGGTGACGCGAGCCGACGGCCAACGAGAAGATTTGGCACGAGGGTTGGAACGATTGGGGGCTCAAGTCGAGCATTTTCCGGTCATATCGATAAAGCCGCCTGATGATTATGGGCCGCTGGATGAAGCCATAGAATTCATATCACAATATAAATGGCTTATATTTACCAGTGCCAACGGTGTGGAATCTTTCTTTGACAGGCTGTTGTACCACGGCATGGATAGCCGCTACATTGCCGGAATAAAAGTGGGCGCGATAGGCAGCGGCACGTATGCTACTTTAAAACAGCATGGTGTTATAGCGGATTATATGCCGGAGAGTTTTAGTACAGATGATTTGGCGTCTGGACTGAAAGAACAGATAACACTCGGTATGCGCATATTGCTGCCGTGCTCGGACATAGCCGGCCTTAATATAAAGCAAACGTTAGAGTGTGCGGGTGCTGTAGTAGATATGGTCACAGCCTATCGCACGGTGCCCAATGCTCAACAAAGTCAGCGTTTGATAGATTTACTTGGCGATCATTATATAGATGCGATAACTTTTACGAGTTCGTCCACTGTCCATAACTTCGTAAATATATTGGGCGTGGGCAATGTATCATTGCTAGACGGCGTTAAATTGGCCTCCATAGGGCCGGTTACTTCGGCTGCTTTGCGACAATACGGGCTTAAAGTCGATATGCAGGCCGACGTTTATACTATAGATGGATTGATAGGAGCGTTAAAGGAGGATTTTTGTAATGGACATACTATATAG
- the hemB gene encoding porphobilinogen synthase, producing the protein MDILYRPRRLRQNDAIRDLVRETELNVHDLIYPIFVMHGMNTQEGIQSMPGIYRYSVDRLMEELEDIVKLGIPGILIFGLPEYKDAVGSEAYADDGVVQEAVKAIKRRFPTLLVITDVCLCEYTDHGHCGIVKDGIVDNDASAELIARTALSHARAGADIVAPSDMMDGRIGAVRKALDQNGYQHVSIMAYSAKYASAFYGPFREAAQSAPQFGDRRSYQMDPANAREALREVKLDIQEGADIVMVKPALSYLDVIHAVRQRFDVPLAAYNVSGEYAMIRAASANGWMDEHNAALEALTSIKRAGADIIITYFAKDAAKWLDTIL; encoded by the coding sequence ATGGACATACTATATAGGCCGAGACGTTTGAGGCAAAACGATGCTATAAGGGATTTGGTGCGGGAAACCGAGCTGAACGTTCACGATCTTATATACCCAATCTTTGTCATGCATGGTATGAACACGCAAGAGGGCATACAGTCCATGCCGGGCATATATCGTTATTCTGTCGATAGGCTGATGGAAGAGTTAGAAGATATCGTAAAGCTCGGCATTCCCGGTATCCTTATATTCGGTTTGCCGGAATACAAGGACGCCGTTGGTAGCGAGGCTTATGCCGACGATGGTGTAGTGCAGGAGGCTGTAAAAGCCATAAAAAGGCGATTCCCGACATTGTTGGTCATTACCGATGTGTGTTTGTGCGAATATACAGACCATGGCCATTGCGGCATTGTAAAGGACGGCATAGTGGATAACGATGCATCGGCAGAGCTGATAGCCCGGACGGCGCTATCGCATGCGCGGGCCGGCGCCGATATAGTAGCGCCGTCGGATATGATGGATGGGCGCATAGGTGCTGTAAGAAAGGCTTTGGATCAGAATGGTTATCAGCATGTATCTATCATGGCCTACAGCGCCAAATATGCATCGGCTTTTTATGGGCCATTTCGCGAAGCGGCCCAATCGGCGCCGCAATTCGGCGACAGGCGCTCGTACCAGATGGACCCTGCCAATGCCAGAGAAGCGCTGCGCGAGGTAAAATTGGACATTCAAGAAGGGGCCGATATAGTCATGGTCAAACCAGCATTAAGCTATTTGGATGTTATACATGCCGTAAGGCAGCGCTTTGATGTACCGTTGGCGGCGTACAATGTTAGCGGCGAATATGCCATGATAAGGGCTGCCTCAGCTAATGGCTGGATGGATGAGCATAATGCGGCATTGGAGGCATTGACTTCCATAAAGCGTGCAGGCGCGGATATAATCATAACTTATTTCGCAAAGGATGCGGCCAAATGGCTCGATACTATTCTGTAA
- a CDS encoding precorrin-2 dehydrogenase/sirohydrochlorin ferrochelatase family protein, with protein sequence MARYYSVILDLEHCPCLVVGGGSIAQRKIEGMMQCGADVTMIGPSCTPRLEAMAAEGSIYWLSCCYRTGMARDFAFVCAASDDAEVNEQVAIDCRRDNIPVNVVDNTELSSAIIPAVLRRADVIVSVSTSGCSPALAAAIRDKIADVIGPAYGIYNDMLGEIRKHILAEIDDPEKRRYILRNIVNQRYVDMIKAGYDVTPELILDEILSNWKERDV encoded by the coding sequence ATGGCTCGATACTATTCTGTAATACTGGATTTGGAGCATTGCCCTTGCCTGGTGGTAGGAGGGGGCAGCATAGCTCAACGCAAGATCGAGGGCATGATGCAATGCGGCGCTGATGTAACGATGATAGGTCCATCGTGTACGCCACGCCTTGAAGCCATGGCCGCTGAAGGCAGTATATATTGGCTGTCATGCTGCTATCGGACAGGCATGGCAAGGGACTTTGCCTTTGTATGCGCCGCCAGCGACGATGCGGAGGTAAATGAGCAGGTGGCCATTGATTGCCGTCGAGATAATATACCGGTCAATGTGGTGGATAATACCGAGCTATCCTCCGCTATAATACCTGCCGTATTACGTCGAGCAGACGTTATTGTATCGGTGTCCACGAGCGGTTGCAGCCCTGCATTGGCCGCGGCAATACGCGATAAAATAGCCGATGTGATAGGGCCGGCATACGGCATATATAACGATATGCTCGGTGAAATAAGAAAGCATATCCTGGCAGAAATAGATGATCCAGAAAAACGCCGTTATATACTAAGAAATATAGTAAACCAAAGATATGTCGATATGATAAAAGCCGGATACGATGTAACGCCGGAGTTGATTTTGGATGAAATTTTATCTAATTGGAAAGAAAGGGATGTTTAA